A genome region from Bradyrhizobium commune includes the following:
- a CDS encoding primary-amine oxidase, whose protein sequence is MSVTAELDHCCAASSPTAAEALAVKHPLQALTPAEIIRVAAIVNSDPPYGTDTRFETIELYEPEKLVARDFKPGMPISRRARVNVFSTAKIGVTRLVVSLDSNEIVSRKEVPTARPTIQLEQFLAIEGIVRQDPEFIAGCARRGITDMTTVCIDPWSAGNFSIPGEEGRHLCHVFAWLRLRENENFYAHPIEGLNAVIDLKTWEVIRVDDHGVIPIPMKEANYEREFVQSKRKPLKPIDVVQPEGVNFRLDGNQLSWDKWRFVIGFNARESLTLHDISYDGRPIMHRASLVEMVVPYGSPTNGHFRKNVFDIGEYGIGKLANSLTLGCDCLGAIEYLDVHLNTMNGDVSTIEKAICIHEEDSGLLWKHWDFRTDRAEVRRARKLVVSCICTVGNYEYALYWYFHIDGTIEFEMKATGIINTAACIPGQPGKYAREVMPGVVGHIHQHIFCARLDVAIDGDQNSFVECNTVAEPEGPDNPYGNAFYEEQTLLTTERTAARKANAASQRYWKVINPNKTNYAGSPTGYKLDAMNCVTPFVNANSPSGKRASFVQNHVWVTAFDTEQRYPAGEYMNHSDGSGGLADFIANDRPIDNTDIVLWHVFGLHHPVRIEDFPVQPCVTTGFKLTPSGFFNGNPCIDLPPEVNQASCYAMPERS, encoded by the coding sequence ATGAGCGTTACAGCCGAACTGGATCATTGCTGCGCTGCATCTTCGCCGACAGCGGCCGAGGCCCTCGCCGTGAAGCATCCGCTGCAGGCTTTGACGCCGGCAGAGATCATCCGCGTTGCGGCCATCGTCAACAGCGATCCGCCCTACGGAACCGATACGCGATTCGAGACGATCGAACTGTACGAACCCGAAAAATTGGTGGCGCGCGATTTCAAGCCGGGAATGCCGATCAGCCGGCGCGCGCGTGTCAACGTCTTCAGCACGGCGAAAATCGGCGTCACGCGATTGGTGGTTTCACTGGACAGCAACGAGATCGTGTCGCGGAAGGAAGTGCCGACGGCACGGCCGACGATTCAACTCGAGCAGTTCCTCGCCATCGAAGGTATTGTGCGACAGGACCCCGAGTTCATCGCCGGCTGTGCCAGGCGCGGCATCACCGACATGACGACTGTGTGTATCGATCCCTGGTCGGCCGGCAACTTCTCGATTCCTGGCGAAGAAGGCCGGCACCTGTGCCACGTCTTTGCCTGGCTGCGCCTGCGCGAGAACGAGAATTTCTACGCTCACCCGATCGAGGGCCTCAATGCAGTGATCGACCTCAAGACCTGGGAAGTGATCCGGGTCGACGATCACGGCGTCATCCCCATCCCCATGAAAGAGGCCAATTACGAGCGAGAATTTGTCCAGAGCAAGCGCAAGCCGTTGAAGCCGATTGACGTGGTGCAGCCGGAGGGCGTCAATTTCAGGCTCGACGGCAATCAGCTGTCCTGGGACAAATGGCGCTTCGTCATCGGCTTCAACGCGCGGGAATCGCTGACCTTGCACGACATCAGCTACGACGGGCGGCCGATCATGCACCGCGCCTCGCTGGTCGAGATGGTGGTGCCCTATGGCAGCCCGACCAACGGCCATTTTCGCAAGAACGTGTTCGACATCGGCGAATACGGCATCGGAAAGCTCGCAAACTCGCTGACGCTCGGTTGCGACTGCCTAGGTGCGATCGAGTATCTCGACGTCCACCTCAACACCATGAACGGCGATGTCTCGACGATCGAAAAGGCGATCTGCATCCACGAGGAGGATTCCGGCCTGCTGTGGAAGCACTGGGATTTCCGCACGGATCGTGCCGAAGTGCGGCGCGCACGAAAGCTCGTTGTTTCCTGCATCTGCACGGTCGGCAACTACGAATATGCCCTGTACTGGTATTTTCACATCGATGGCACGATCGAATTCGAGATGAAGGCGACCGGCATCATCAATACCGCGGCCTGCATCCCGGGTCAGCCCGGAAAATATGCCCGAGAGGTCATGCCCGGCGTGGTCGGTCACATCCACCAGCACATTTTCTGCGCGCGGCTTGATGTGGCCATCGATGGCGATCAGAACAGCTTCGTCGAGTGCAATACGGTCGCTGAGCCCGAGGGTCCCGACAACCCGTACGGCAATGCGTTCTATGAAGAACAGACCTTGCTCACGACGGAACGCACCGCGGCACGCAAGGCCAACGCGGCGAGTCAGCGCTACTGGAAGGTCATCAACCCGAACAAGACCAACTATGCCGGCTCGCCCACGGGCTACAAGCTCGACGCGATGAATTGCGTGACCCCCTTTGTCAACGCCAACTCGCCCTCCGGGAAGCGTGCCAGCTTCGTCCAGAACCACGTATGGGTCACGGCATTCGACACCGAGCAGCGTTACCCCGCGGGCGAATATATGAACCACTCCGACGGCAGCGGCGGTCTGGCCGATTTCATCGCCAACGACCGTCCCATCGACAACACCGATATCGTGCTTTGGCACGTCTTCGGCCTGCATCATCCGGTCCGGATCGAAGACTTCCCGGTGCAGCCTTGCGTCACCACGGGCTTCAAGCTGACGCCATCGGGGTTCTTCAATGGCAACCCCTGCATCGACCTTCCTCCGGAGGTCAACCAGGCGAGCTGCTACGCCATGCCGGAACGAAGCTGA
- a CDS encoding M20 family metallo-hydrolase yields the protein MTALNDLIASFAAIGATEDGGVCRLAVTALDKEARNLFLREIGNRGLVPRTDAIGNMFGVAVLEPATDEIVITGSHLDSQPTGGRYDGAYGVLAGLLAVEAVRDRCLANPGAARRNLAVANWTNEEGARFQPSLTGSSVFAGGLSLQDAYACADSDGVTLGDALAVIGYCGITPLEHRPVRYVELHVEQGDRLEQAAGDIAAVSGAWMTRKISVVFEGDYSHTGPTPMALRRDALRASARAIEALYVEVARENAGAHASAARISVYPNSPNVVAGRVRVWFEIRHEDEAVVFAISDRFLKRIERESREIGVDISIAADERRSASLLDPAGVELVLAAASDLGCKALTLKTVTGHDALAIQKRIPASLIFVPSRGGLSHNPREFTAPEALDKGYAVLVETLWRMVTTRES from the coding sequence ATGACCGCGTTGAACGATCTCATTGCAAGTTTCGCGGCCATCGGCGCGACGGAGGATGGCGGGGTCTGCAGGCTTGCGGTGACGGCCCTCGACAAGGAGGCGCGAAATCTATTTCTGCGCGAGATCGGCAATCGGGGCCTTGTCCCGAGGACCGATGCGATCGGTAACATGTTTGGCGTCGCGGTTCTTGAACCTGCGACGGACGAGATAGTGATCACCGGCTCGCACCTCGATTCCCAGCCGACAGGTGGCCGATACGATGGTGCCTATGGCGTGCTGGCGGGGCTTCTTGCGGTTGAAGCGGTCAGGGATCGCTGCCTTGCTAATCCTGGCGCCGCACGGCGTAACCTGGCTGTCGCGAACTGGACGAATGAGGAGGGGGCCCGTTTCCAGCCAAGCCTGACCGGCAGCTCGGTTTTCGCCGGCGGCTTGAGCTTGCAGGATGCGTATGCCTGCGCCGATAGCGACGGCGTCACATTGGGCGATGCGCTGGCTGTGATCGGCTATTGTGGCATCACGCCGCTCGAGCATCGTCCTGTGCGCTATGTGGAGCTTCACGTGGAGCAAGGCGATCGCCTGGAGCAAGCGGCGGGGGACATTGCCGCGGTTTCCGGCGCCTGGATGACCCGCAAGATATCGGTCGTGTTCGAGGGGGATTATTCTCATACTGGCCCGACGCCGATGGCACTGCGCCGCGATGCCTTGCGCGCATCAGCCCGCGCGATCGAAGCCCTCTACGTCGAGGTCGCGCGCGAAAATGCGGGCGCACATGCTTCCGCAGCGCGCATCAGCGTTTACCCGAATTCGCCGAATGTGGTCGCCGGCCGTGTTCGGGTGTGGTTCGAGATCAGGCATGAAGACGAAGCCGTGGTCTTTGCCATCAGCGACCGTTTTCTGAAACGGATCGAACGCGAGTCGCGCGAAATTGGAGTCGACATTTCGATCGCCGCCGACGAGAGGAGATCGGCGTCCTTGCTCGATCCAGCTGGCGTCGAACTGGTCCTGGCGGCCGCCAGCGATCTCGGCTGCAAGGCCCTGACACTGAAGACCGTCACGGGGCACGACGCATTAGCGATCCAGAAGCGCATTCCAGCTTCGCTCATATTTGTCCCGAGCCGGGGTGGGCTCAGTCACAATCCGCGAGAATTCACTGCACCAGAGGCGCTCGACAAGGGCTATGCCGTGCTGGTCGAAACCCTGTGGCGGATGGTCACCACGAGGGAAAGTTGA
- a CDS encoding aspartate aminotransferase family protein yields the protein MQKEREILALNAFDQSRASSMDTELGEAMQRRLRSFGKASVLFYQEPIRMERAEGVYMFDVEGRRYLDLYNNVPSVGHSHPRVVEAIRRQVGVLNTHTRYLNDVVDAYAERLLATFPPEIDHVVLTCTGSEANDLALRIAKVATGRAGFIVTETAYHGNTTAVTDVSPSSRPGQPLPPHVRVVPVPEMFRNPVGDPGKSFADSVAAAIDDLEQTGVGFAGLLVDTIFSSDGVYADPAGFLAPTVKLVHERQGLFIADEVQPGFGRTGAAMWGFARHGVVPDIVTMGKPMGNGFPMGGVAMRAPLLDRFAEEVKYFNTFGGNPVAAAAGLAVLDVIEEEGLMQNAREVGRHLLDGLRDIGNRHIEIGDVRGAGLFIGLELVRDRETKEPAPELASQLINRLRQRGILIGAAGPFGSTLKIRPPLCFGKDHADIFIAACDEELRAIPLA from the coding sequence ATGCAGAAGGAAAGAGAGATTCTGGCGTTGAACGCCTTTGACCAGAGCCGTGCGTCCTCGATGGACACCGAGCTCGGGGAGGCGATGCAACGACGCCTGCGATCCTTCGGCAAAGCCTCGGTCCTGTTTTACCAGGAGCCGATCCGGATGGAGCGCGCGGAAGGCGTCTATATGTTCGACGTCGAGGGCCGCCGCTATCTCGATCTCTATAACAACGTGCCCTCGGTCGGGCATTCGCATCCGCGTGTCGTCGAGGCCATCCGCCGACAGGTCGGCGTGCTCAACACGCACACGCGCTATCTCAACGATGTCGTCGATGCTTATGCGGAGCGTCTGCTGGCGACGTTTCCGCCCGAGATCGACCATGTGGTGCTGACGTGCACCGGCAGCGAAGCCAACGATCTCGCGCTGCGGATCGCGAAGGTTGCAACCGGCCGGGCCGGCTTCATCGTCACCGAGACCGCCTATCATGGTAACACCACGGCCGTGACTGACGTGTCGCCGTCTTCACGTCCCGGCCAGCCATTGCCGCCTCATGTGCGAGTGGTGCCCGTGCCTGAGATGTTCCGTAACCCGGTCGGCGATCCCGGCAAGAGCTTCGCCGACAGCGTTGCAGCTGCAATCGACGACCTCGAGCAAACGGGTGTCGGGTTCGCCGGGCTGCTGGTGGACACGATTTTTTCGAGCGACGGCGTCTATGCCGATCCGGCCGGCTTCCTGGCGCCGACCGTGAAGCTCGTCCACGAGCGCCAGGGGTTGTTCATCGCCGACGAAGTGCAGCCCGGATTCGGGCGCACGGGCGCGGCGATGTGGGGCTTCGCGCGACACGGCGTCGTCCCCGACATCGTGACGATGGGCAAGCCCATGGGCAACGGCTTTCCGATGGGAGGCGTCGCCATGAGGGCACCGCTGCTCGATCGCTTCGCTGAAGAGGTGAAGTACTTCAACACGTTCGGCGGCAATCCGGTGGCCGCGGCGGCCGGGCTTGCCGTGCTCGACGTGATCGAGGAGGAGGGCCTGATGCAGAATGCGCGGGAGGTCGGCCGCCATCTTCTGGATGGACTGCGTGACATCGGCAATCGCCACATCGAGATCGGGGATGTGCGCGGCGCCGGGCTGTTCATTGGTCTCGAGCTCGTGCGCGACCGCGAAACCAAGGAACCGGCGCCGGAACTCGCAAGCCAGCTGATCAACCGCCTGCGCCAGCGCGGCATTCTGATTGGCGCCGCCGGCCCCTTCGGCAGTACGCTCAAGATTCGCCCGCCGCTATGTTTCGGCAAGGACCACGCCGACATCTTCATCGCCGCCTGCGACGAGGAGTTGCGCGCGATCCCTCTGGCTTAA
- a CDS encoding DeoR/GlpR family DNA-binding transcription regulator, with product MTSERLQTSDVPQADKRQRKADGDRLTKIARHKHIISQLTAAPTLRASEIAAVLGVSGETIRRDLVELQEQKLINRTYGGASRPFALEPALTDRKAIMIAEREAIAAVIADLVLPNEVLMLAAGATTFHIARRLASRARDITVITHDYAIAGALAVNSSIRVLCCPGRYHPTEGYVFGTQTIANINSYEANRAIVSATGISARGANDADDEAGAIYGAMLKRAAEAILVADHSKFDQRALTVFAHWTDIDRLVTDRQPEGSLATALREAGTELIVAQP from the coding sequence ATGACGAGCGAGCGGTTACAAACCAGCGACGTCCCACAGGCCGACAAGCGGCAGCGAAAGGCCGATGGCGATCGCCTCACGAAGATCGCGCGGCACAAGCACATCATCTCGCAACTCACCGCCGCTCCCACTCTGCGGGCCTCCGAGATTGCGGCCGTGCTTGGCGTCTCCGGCGAAACCATACGCCGCGACCTCGTGGAGCTTCAGGAACAGAAGCTCATCAATCGCACCTATGGCGGCGCCTCTCGTCCGTTCGCGCTCGAACCCGCCCTCACCGACCGCAAGGCGATCATGATCGCCGAACGCGAAGCGATCGCCGCCGTGATCGCCGACCTCGTTCTGCCGAACGAAGTCCTGATGCTCGCCGCCGGCGCCACGACATTCCATATCGCGCGACGGCTGGCTTCGCGCGCGCGCGACATCACGGTCATCACGCACGACTATGCAATTGCGGGCGCGCTCGCCGTGAATTCGTCGATCCGAGTGCTCTGCTGCCCGGGCCGCTATCACCCGACCGAGGGCTACGTGTTCGGTACCCAGACAATCGCCAACATCAACAGCTATGAGGCCAACCGCGCCATCGTGAGCGCGACCGGCATCAGCGCCCGTGGCGCGAACGATGCGGATGATGAGGCCGGCGCCATCTATGGCGCGATGCTGAAGCGCGCCGCGGAAGCGATCCTCGTCGCCGATCACAGCAAGTTCGACCAGCGCGCGCTGACCGTGTTCGCGCATTGGACCGATATCGACCGTCTGGTTACCGATCGGCAACCGGAAGGATCTCTGGCAACTGCACTCCGTGAGGCCGGAACGGAGTTGATCGTTGCCCAACCCTGA
- a CDS encoding helix-turn-helix domain-containing protein, producing the protein MARLTSLAAREEHTCLDGHEDKGPVLHRRTRIGRLDLELIEPGWAFARKWERAAHVTDASYVLALPLTGCVAFSQDGRVGTARPGEYVLLSELAFYELSSDKTARFLVLRIPAVELRGRLVSIEDHISRRFKPNERMTRLLAGMIGSVAELFIDCPPPNPQALATEIVGFVALTIGSEDRGAATDVRNARYHLRRRIVDFIESNLSDQSLSPKKIAASSRISLSYLYSLFNDNETTVSQFVQTKRLQRAYEILVADPKGHRTVSEVAYEVGFKNVSHFSRCFSRHFKIAPRDARQTPAAAQQAGTNVRPAQPKGSSSPQIASSRNAFDSPYWDVRKQPLHETF; encoded by the coding sequence ATGGCACGCCTCACCTCTCTTGCTGCCCGCGAGGAGCATACCTGCCTTGATGGTCATGAGGATAAGGGCCCGGTACTGCATCGGCGAACCCGGATCGGACGCTTGGATCTTGAACTCATCGAGCCGGGCTGGGCCTTTGCTCGTAAGTGGGAACGGGCTGCCCATGTGACTGATGCATCCTATGTGCTCGCGTTGCCTCTGACGGGATGCGTGGCCTTCAGCCAGGACGGCCGGGTCGGCACTGCCCGACCCGGCGAATATGTCCTGCTCAGCGAACTCGCCTTCTACGAACTGTCTTCGGATAAGACGGCGCGCTTTTTGGTGCTGCGGATCCCCGCCGTGGAATTGCGCGGGCGGCTCGTCTCGATCGAAGACCACATCAGCCGACGCTTCAAGCCGAACGAACGGATGACCCGCCTGCTGGCCGGAATGATCGGAAGCGTCGCCGAACTCTTCATCGACTGCCCGCCGCCCAATCCACAGGCGCTTGCAACTGAAATCGTCGGCTTCGTGGCGCTGACGATCGGATCGGAAGACCGGGGTGCCGCCACCGACGTCCGCAACGCACGCTATCATCTGCGTCGCCGGATCGTCGACTTCATCGAAAGCAATCTCAGCGACCAGTCGCTGTCACCGAAGAAAATCGCGGCCAGCAGCCGCATCTCGCTAAGCTATCTCTACAGTCTGTTCAACGACAATGAGACGACGGTCAGCCAGTTCGTCCAGACCAAGCGGCTGCAGCGGGCCTATGAAATCCTGGTCGCCGATCCGAAGGGCCATCGCACCGTATCCGAGGTTGCCTACGAAGTCGGCTTCAAGAACGTGTCGCATTTCTCGCGCTGTTTCAGCCGTCATTTCAAGATCGCGCCGCGTGACGCTCGCCAGACGCCCGCGGCCGCGCAGCAGGCGGGCACAAACGTGCGCCCTGCGCAGCCGAAAGGATCGTCCTCGCCACAAATCGCTTCCTCGCGCAACGCCTTTGACTCCCCGTATTGGGACGTCCGCAAGCAACCGCTTCACGAGACGTTCTAG
- a CDS encoding inositol monophosphatase family protein has product MISAGELASFFHELADVAGRIALPHFRSSVDFERKEDLTPVTIADRAIEVELRRLISSRFPDHGILGEEMGSTLGDRYTWYLDPIDGTKSFISGMPLFGTLVALADEREGVVVAGMIDMPALAERWYGTPRGATFNGKPAKVSRTVKLEDAQIYTSSPDFFTPQDWARYDVLSKKAMFRRFGGDCYQYGLLASGHCDLVVETSLKSFDFMALIPVIEGAGGIIRDWDGRPLTPDSDGRVIAAANESLLKQALAVLKQ; this is encoded by the coding sequence ATGATATCGGCGGGCGAGCTCGCTTCGTTCTTCCATGAACTTGCCGACGTCGCTGGCCGGATTGCATTGCCTCATTTCCGCTCCAGCGTCGATTTCGAGCGCAAGGAGGATCTGACGCCGGTGACGATCGCCGATCGTGCGATCGAGGTGGAATTGCGACGCCTGATCAGCTCGCGCTTCCCCGATCACGGCATCCTTGGCGAGGAGATGGGATCGACCTTGGGCGATCGCTATACCTGGTATCTCGATCCGATCGACGGGACGAAAAGCTTCATCTCGGGAATGCCGCTGTTCGGTACGCTTGTGGCGCTCGCCGACGAGCGCGAGGGTGTGGTTGTCGCCGGCATGATCGACATGCCTGCGCTCGCCGAACGGTGGTACGGCACGCCACGCGGCGCCACCTTCAACGGCAAGCCGGCCAAGGTGAGCCGCACGGTGAAATTGGAAGACGCACAGATCTACACATCGTCGCCGGATTTCTTTACGCCGCAGGACTGGGCCCGCTACGACGTGCTGAGCAAAAAAGCCATGTTTCGGCGATTTGGCGGCGACTGCTACCAGTATGGGCTGTTGGCATCCGGCCACTGCGATCTCGTCGTCGAAACGTCGCTCAAGTCGTTCGATTTCATGGCATTGATCCCCGTGATCGAAGGTGCCGGCGGGATCATACGCGATTGGGATGGGCGGCCGCTCACGCCCGACTCGGACGGACGCGTGATCGCTGCTGCGAACGAAAGCCTGCTGAAACAGGCCTTGGCCGTCTTGAAGCAATAA
- a CDS encoding choline/ethanolamine kinase family protein — translation MTVRRQLGEGTTVHERNVEAAIARVPQWRGKAAAYAPLVGGLSNQNWLVEISGDGRRYFVKVPGEGSEMFIDRVTANEAARNAHAMDVGPEVIFFDAADGLEISEFLEGYRACTNADFGDPGIQSDVLNLYRRLHGGPKLGQTKTIFDMIEEHIEQGKELGAHFPQDMPWLMHRYNQAKAAFLASGLDLVPCFNDPMPGNFLISAEAGEPKPMKLIDYEFASNNERSYELGVLFAEMFFDEKLTETLIEQYLGEVRPQMIARVILNRALADMKWASWAVVNRKLNSWDFDYQKYGVWKYMRAHDVMYDPRWDGWLRLV, via the coding sequence ATGACCGTTCGCAGACAACTCGGCGAGGGGACCACGGTCCACGAACGCAATGTCGAAGCTGCAATTGCTCGCGTACCGCAATGGCGCGGCAAGGCGGCCGCCTATGCGCCGCTGGTCGGCGGCCTGTCGAACCAGAACTGGCTGGTCGAGATTTCCGGCGACGGCCGCCGCTATTTCGTCAAGGTGCCCGGCGAGGGCTCGGAGATGTTCATCGATCGCGTGACCGCCAACGAGGCCGCGCGCAATGCCCACGCCATGGATGTTGGACCGGAAGTTATCTTCTTCGACGCGGCGGACGGGCTGGAGATCAGCGAATTTCTGGAGGGCTATCGCGCCTGTACCAACGCTGATTTCGGTGATCCCGGCATCCAGTCCGACGTTCTCAATCTCTACCGCCGCTTGCACGGCGGCCCAAAGCTCGGCCAGACCAAAACGATCTTTGACATGATCGAGGAACATATCGAGCAGGGCAAGGAGCTTGGCGCACATTTTCCGCAAGACATGCCCTGGCTCATGCACCGCTACAATCAGGCCAAGGCCGCCTTCCTGGCATCGGGCCTCGATCTTGTACCGTGTTTCAACGACCCCATGCCGGGAAATTTCCTCATTTCAGCGGAAGCCGGCGAACCCAAGCCGATGAAGCTGATCGACTACGAATTTGCCTCCAACAATGAGCGCAGCTACGAGCTCGGCGTGCTGTTTGCCGAAATGTTCTTTGACGAGAAGCTGACGGAAACTCTTATCGAGCAATATCTGGGCGAAGTTCGTCCGCAGATGATCGCGCGCGTCATCCTCAACCGTGCGCTCGCGGACATGAAATGGGCCTCATGGGCGGTCGTCAACCGCAAGCTCAACAGCTGGGATTTCGACTATCAGAAGTATGGCGTCTGGAAATACATGCGCGCCCACGACGTGATGTATGACCCGCGCTGGGATGGCTGGTTGCGGCTGGTGTGA
- a CDS encoding phosphotransferase yields the protein MVIEPAIPVLASPSWRGVDGFPWRATRKGSDESIFIKRMDRDAELYIDVACAFESAQRASDLGIGPKVLLADAKAGHLVMEDLNRGWRVGTLERMLEPKIVDAVIAARRLFQTGQPLPRRKSVFDEIEDFYTAAMAANAQLPLDAEWMVKELRFAADAFGELDITPVPIHGDGNVSNILISDAGEIRLIDWDRATTADPLEDIGSFLVEAFAQEPEARDAFIRNAGAFEEGAFNRARIYGVADDLRWGLIGALLAARSARNTLEFYKFASWRFVRCRMAVREPRFGEMLRRLA from the coding sequence ATGGTGATTGAGCCCGCCATACCGGTTCTGGCGTCGCCGAGCTGGCGCGGTGTCGACGGCTTTCCCTGGCGCGCCACCCGGAAGGGAAGCGATGAAAGCATCTTCATCAAGCGCATGGATCGCGATGCCGAGCTCTATATCGACGTAGCCTGTGCTTTTGAATCAGCCCAGCGCGCATCCGACCTCGGCATTGGCCCGAAGGTGCTCTTGGCTGATGCGAAGGCTGGCCATCTGGTGATGGAGGACCTCAACCGAGGTTGGCGGGTCGGCACCCTGGAGCGGATGCTGGAGCCCAAAATCGTCGACGCCGTCATTGCGGCCCGGCGTCTGTTCCAGACAGGACAACCGCTTCCGCGGCGCAAGAGCGTTTTTGACGAGATCGAGGATTTTTATACCGCGGCGATGGCAGCGAACGCCCAACTGCCTTTGGACGCCGAATGGATGGTCAAGGAGTTACGCTTTGCGGCGGATGCCTTCGGGGAACTTGATATCACTCCGGTACCGATCCACGGCGATGGCAACGTCTCGAACATTCTGATCAGCGATGCCGGTGAGATACGTTTGATCGACTGGGACCGCGCGACGACGGCAGACCCGCTGGAGGATATCGGCAGTTTCCTCGTCGAGGCCTTTGCCCAAGAGCCCGAGGCGCGCGACGCTTTCATTCGAAATGCCGGCGCATTCGAGGAAGGTGCGTTCAATCGGGCGCGCATTTATGGCGTGGCGGATGATCTGCGCTGGGGACTGATCGGCGCGCTGCTCGCTGCCAGGTCGGCCCGCAATACGCTCGAGTTCTACAAATTTGCCAGTTGGCGCTTCGTGCGTTGCCGCATGGCGGTCCGGGAGCCGCGCTTCGGCGAAATGCTTCGGAGGCTCGCATGA
- a CDS encoding amidase: MSAAELIGMNLAELTEAYASRALSPVEVLRTTLSHAEEVNTAINALFSFRPEQALASAQQSEARWKSGAALGPLDGVPMTVKDSVAMIGWPYFHGIGANRALPPSNYDSPPALALHEAGAVIFAKATMPDCGLMASGISSLHGITRNPWGLAWNTGGSSAGAGASVAGGAGYVSVGTDIAGSVRLPAAHCGLAGLKPTHGRVPHLPADTMRMAGPMGRSVDDIARLLTVLTRQDERDTWSLPADGVRYHERLKCDVKGLKIGVLTDMGFGMKPEAVVRETVEAAGKLLADAGAVVEPFVSPLDYDAYEAIDLFLQVRGYLEYTSLPPHSDTARDINPYVRAWSLGGAKHSGTDLYRALGRIAKMKAALLAAFEGWDYVISPTLPVVNFPAEEPGVSRDMPLAHTHFAAMFNQTCQPASTVCMAFDSRHLPIGVQVIGHRFDDLGVLQVTKALEDMRTVKMDWPFKPRA, from the coding sequence ATGTCTGCTGCAGAACTGATCGGGATGAACCTTGCCGAGCTGACAGAGGCTTACGCCTCGCGCGCATTGTCACCTGTTGAGGTCTTGCGGACCACCCTCAGCCATGCCGAGGAGGTCAATACCGCGATCAACGCCCTGTTCTCCTTCCGTCCGGAGCAGGCCTTGGCCAGCGCGCAACAGTCGGAAGCACGATGGAAGTCCGGGGCTGCGCTGGGCCCGCTCGACGGCGTCCCGATGACCGTCAAGGACAGCGTCGCCATGATCGGCTGGCCCTACTTTCACGGTATCGGGGCCAACCGCGCCCTGCCGCCCTCGAACTACGATTCACCGCCGGCGCTCGCGCTGCACGAAGCCGGCGCGGTGATCTTTGCAAAAGCCACCATGCCGGATTGTGGCCTGATGGCATCCGGCATCAGCTCGCTGCACGGCATCACCCGCAATCCCTGGGGCCTCGCCTGGAACACCGGCGGCTCGTCCGCCGGCGCCGGCGCCTCCGTTGCGGGCGGTGCCGGATATGTCTCGGTCGGAACTGACATCGCGGGCTCCGTTCGCCTTCCAGCAGCGCATTGCGGACTGGCCGGACTGAAACCGACCCACGGACGCGTGCCGCATCTGCCGGCCGACACCATGCGCATGGCGGGTCCCATGGGCCGTAGCGTCGATGATATTGCCCGCCTCCTGACCGTACTGACGCGGCAGGACGAACGCGACACATGGAGCCTTCCCGCGGACGGCGTGCGCTACCACGAGCGCCTCAAGTGCGATGTGAAGGGCCTGAAGATCGGCGTCCTCACCGACATGGGTTTTGGCATGAAGCCCGAAGCGGTCGTACGCGAGACCGTCGAGGCCGCCGGCAAGCTGCTCGCCGACGCAGGCGCCGTCGTCGAGCCCTTTGTCTCGCCACTCGACTATGACGCCTACGAGGCCATCGACCTGTTCCTTCAGGTCCGCGGCTATCTCGAATACACGTCGCTGCCCCCACACAGCGACACTGCACGCGACATCAATCCTTATGTTCGCGCGTGGTCCCTCGGCGGAGCGAAGCACTCCGGCACAGACCTTTACCGGGCACTGGGCCGGATCGCCAAGATGAAGGCGGCGCTGCTGGCGGCCTTCGAAGGCTGGGACTATGTCATTTCACCGACGTTGCCGGTGGTGAATTTTCCAGCGGAGGAGCCGGGTGTCTCCCGCGACATGCCGCTCGCGCACACACACTTCGCCGCCATGTTCAACCAGACCTGCCAGCCCGCCTCAACGGTCTGCATGGCATTCGACTCCCGCCATCTGCCAATCGGCGTGCAGGTTATCGGCCATCGCTTCGATGATCTCGGCGTGCTCCAGGTGACCAAGGCGCTCGAAGATATGCGCACCGTCAAGATGGACTGGCCGTTCAAGCCAAGGGCCTGA